In a genomic window of Onychostoma macrolepis isolate SWU-2019 chromosome 08, ASM1243209v1, whole genome shotgun sequence:
- the pierce1 gene encoding piercer of microtubule wall 1 protein yields MDDLFADEGARVEPEPSSITTEIKTSDVYKVDKNLPARFNNPECFRGYSQKMINPLYQTTNQTYGSKKPTVHEMPTTFIGSRRKFSEHLLKSGMYKDNGFNTALNKNRLTGPNETTAFHDRINFHYLYHTDGKSQ; encoded by the exons ATGGACGATCTTTTCGCAGATGAAGGAGCAAGAGTGGAGCCTGAACCATCGTCTAttacaactgaaataaagaCAAGCGATGTGTACAAAGTGGATAAAAATTTACCAGCTCGCTTTAATAATCCGGAGTGTTTCAGAGGATACAG CCAAAAAATGATCAACCCTTTATACCAAACGACAAATCAAACATACGGAAGCAAAAAACCAACAGTACATGAAATGCCG ACAACCTTTATCGGAAGTCGTCGGAAGTTTTCTGAGCATCTTCTGAAAAGTGGCATGTATAAGGATAATGGCTTTAACACGGCGCTGAATAAGAATCGACTCACTGGACCCAATGAAACCACTGCGTTCCATGACAGAATCAATTTCCATTACTTATACCACACGGATGGGAAATCGCAGTAA